A section of the bacterium genome encodes:
- a CDS encoding type II toxin-antitoxin system RelE/ParE family toxin, protein MNYTIAILRSAQKELARLHGGIYEKVCDTIRALAQDPRPSGCLKLIGREGWRIRIGDYRVIYEIDDRRQVITILHIGHRRNVYR, encoded by the coding sequence ATGAATTATACCATTGCTATTCTGCGTAGTGCTCAGAAAGAATTGGCTCGATTACATGGTGGAATCTATGAGAAAGTTTGTGATACTATTCGTGCTCTTGCTCAAGACCCAAGGCCATCAGGTTGTCTCAAGTTGATTGGTCGTGAAGGATGGCGTATCCGAATAGGTGATTACCGCGTAATTTACGAGATTGATGACAGGCGACAAGTTATAACCATTCTTCATATTGGGCATCGCCGCAATGTGTACCGTTGA
- a CDS encoding CoB--CoM heterodisulfide reductase iron-sulfur subunit B family protein — protein MKFSYYPGCSLHSTGKEYDESTRAVCQALDIELIEIPDWNCCGASAAHSLNHNLSTDLSGRNLLLAQNAGLDIVVPCSACYSNLKQADKELKEDGEKRQRLEQIVGIARYSTPLPPPAGDIQRLEQKDGVPLSSELKVRHLLDVLYQEVGQIAKMVKKTLSGLKVAPYYGCLITRPPQKDGFDSVEQPQSMDKILEACGCDVVSWSYKTDCCGAGLSLSQTEVVVELVKKLVFMAKRANAECIVTACPLCQTNLEMRQNGTNMPVFYFTEILGLALGMKEVNRWLKRHLVSPMGLVGRC, from the coding sequence ATGAAATTTTCGTATTATCCCGGTTGTTCACTTCATTCTACAGGCAAGGAATATGATGAATCAACACGAGCAGTCTGCCAGGCGTTGGATATAGAACTGATAGAGATACCGGATTGGAATTGCTGTGGAGCCAGTGCGGCGCATAGCCTGAATCATAACTTATCTACAGACTTGAGTGGTCGCAATCTCCTGCTGGCTCAAAATGCAGGTCTGGATATAGTTGTTCCTTGTTCAGCCTGCTATAGCAATCTCAAACAGGCAGATAAGGAATTAAAAGAGGATGGTGAGAAAAGACAAAGGTTGGAACAAATAGTTGGTATCGCACGATATTCCACCCCCTTACCCCCGCCAGCGGGGGACATTCAAAGGTTGGAACAAAAAGATGGAGTTCCACTTTCCAGTGAACTTAAGGTCAGGCATTTGTTAGATGTGCTCTATCAGGAGGTAGGACAAATTGCTAAAATGGTAAAAAAAACTTTGTCCGGGTTAAAGGTTGCTCCTTATTACGGCTGTTTGATAACCAGACCACCACAAAAAGACGGATTTGATTCTGTAGAACAGCCACAATCTATGGATAAAATACTTGAGGCTTGCGGATGTGATGTCGTTTCCTGGTCATATAAAACAGATTGTTGTGGTGCAGGATTATCTTTATCACAAACTGAGGTGGTAGTTGAATTGGTGAAGAAACTTGTCTTTATGGCAAAACGAGCTAATGCAGAATGTATTGTTACTGCCTGTCCATTGTGTCAAACAAACCTTGAGATGCGCCAGAATGGAACAAATATGCCGGTATTTTATTTTACCGAGATATTGGGGCTGGCGTTGGGGATGAAAGAAGTAAATAGGTGGTTGAAAAGGCATTTGGTTAGTCCAATGGGGTTAGTTGGAAGATGTTAG
- a CDS encoding 4Fe-4S dicluster domain-containing protein, whose product MMNLELQVREKSNQNVNKCLQCLKCSSGCPIASWMDYKPNQINRMIQMGDKDRVLCSSVIWLCVGCQTCLTRCPMQIDIPRVMDTLREIAIKEKIPSKQPNVTMFHQLFLNSVKRWGRAHEVELIGLFKLKSGNLFQDMQAGQQMFLKGKLNIFPEIIKDKKAVKQMFKRSK is encoded by the coding sequence ATGATGAATTTAGAGTTACAAGTAAGAGAAAAAAGCAATCAAAATGTAAATAAATGTCTTCAATGTTTGAAATGCTCATCCGGTTGTCCTATCGCCTCATGGATGGACTACAAACCTAATCAGATTAACCGAATGATTCAGATGGGTGACAAAGATAGAGTGCTTTGCTCTTCTGTCATTTGGTTATGTGTTGGATGTCAAACCTGTCTTACCAGATGCCCAATGCAAATAGACATCCCCCGCGTTATGGATACCCTGCGTGAGATAGCCATAAAAGAAAAAATACCCAGCAAACAACCAAATGTAACTATGTTCCATCAACTATTTCTTAATAGCGTTAAAAGATGGGGTCGGGCACACGAGGTAGAACTGATTGGGCTGTTCAAGTTAAAGAGTGGCAATCTATTTCAGGATATGCAGGCTGGACAACAAATGTTTTTGAAGGGGAAGTTGAATATATTCCCGGAGATTATTAAAGACAAGAAGGCTGTGAAACAAATGTTTAAGAGGAGTAAATAA